AGTTCTGGCTGCCGAGCACGATCGTCGTCAACCAGGGCGATACGGTTAAGCTCACGCTCAAGAACCAGGTGCCGGGCGCCGACACGACGCACGGCTTCACGATTCCCGCCTACAACATCGCCGAGGTGATCTCGCGCGGCGCACCCAAGACGATCACGTTCGTGGCCGACAAGCCCGGCGTCTTTTCTTATTATTGCCAGCTTCACGCCGCGCACGTGGGCGGTCAGTTAATCGTCAAGGCCAAGCAATAAGTCAGTTTTCCATTTCATCGGCACGGTGAGATCGTTAAGGACCGCGCGAGTGGCGCCAGCGCTCGCGCGGTTGATTCACCGATGCGCACCGTAGTTATCTTCGCGCGTAGCCCGGAACTCGCCGCAATCGTTGCGCGCGCCGACGCGTTGATCGCGGCACCATCGTTCTCACCACGCAAAGATGAAGCGCGAACCCGCGCCGGTATCGTCGAGGTGGCTGGCCACGGCCGCGTGTTCATCAAGCGCAGCGCGGCGCGCTCGTGGATAGGCGGAATCCTCGAACGATTCGCGGGCTCGCGCGCCTCGCGGGCAGTCAAAGGTTCGCGAATCCTCGAAGCCGGCGACGTACTCCATGCCAGGGTTCTCGCCGCGATGGAGATACGCTCGTTCGGTGCGGTGCGCGCGAGCTACGTAATTTCTGAAGCCCTCGACAACGCCGACACGATGAGCCGGTTCGTGCTCGGGCCAAAGGGCGGCAGACGGCACGAGGTTCATCGCCGCAAAAAAATCTCAAACGCCATCGCCGAGAGTATCCGCGACATGCACGAGGCCGGCATTTACACCCGCGACCTGCAGGAAACCAACATCATGATCGCAGAA
This window of the Candidatus Binataceae bacterium genome carries:
- a CDS encoding cupredoxin domain-containing protein, giving the protein MRTMMLKTMAILAIAAAVIINSAGVRAAEAQPSAAAAASGPIANFTLVSVMIDDVKFWLPSTIVVNQGDTVKLTLKNQVPGADTTHGFTIPAYNIAEVISRGAPKTITFVADKPGVFSYYCQLHAAHVGGQLIVKAKQ
- a CDS encoding lipopolysaccharide kinase InaA family protein, which codes for MRTVVIFARSPELAAIVARADALIAAPSFSPRKDEARTRAGIVEVAGHGRVFIKRSAARSWIGGILERFAGSRASRAVKGSRILEAGDVLHARVLAAMEIRSFGAVRASYVISEALDNADTMSRFVLGPKGGRRHEVHRRKKISNAIAESIRDMHEAGIYTRDLQETNIMIAEDGAGAYRVYFIDLEDFRRENPASRRHRLMNLVHLDRSIGRFVYRASRLDFLYSYIGGRPPREESRKLVKELQELRAQVEKRR